One Symphalangus syndactylus isolate Jambi chromosome 10, NHGRI_mSymSyn1-v2.1_pri, whole genome shotgun sequence genomic region harbors:
- the BMI1 gene encoding polycomb complex protein BMI-1 isoform X1, with protein MPAEARGSGRAPRGVAEVAGCQVIFYQAEMHRTTRIKITELNPHLMCVLCGGYFIDATTIIECLHSFCKTCIVRYLETSKYCPICDVQVHKTRPLLNIRSDKTLQDIVYKLVPGLFKNEMKRRRDFYAAHPSADAANGSNEDRGEVADEDKRIITDDEIISLSIEFFDQNRLDRKVNKDKEKSKEEVNDKRYLRCPAAMTVMHLRKFLRSKMDIPNTFQIDVMYEEEPLKDYYTLMDIAYIYTWRRNGPLPLKYRVRPTCKRMKISHQRDGLTNAGELESDSGSDKANSPAGGIPSTSSCLPSPSTPVQSPHPQFPHISSTMNGTSNSPSGNHQSSFANRPRKSSVNGSSATSSG; from the exons ATGCCCGCCGAGGCTCGGGGCTCGGGCCGGGCTCCGCGCGGAGTTGCAGAGGTGGCCGGATGCCAAGT GATTTTTTATCAAGCAGAAATGCATCGAACAACGAGAATCAAGATCACTGAGCTAAATCCCCACCTGATGTGTGTGCTTTGTGGAGGTTACTTCATTGATGCCACAACCATAATAGAATGTCTACATTCCT TCTGTAAAACGTGTATTGTTCGTTACCTGGAGACCAGCAAGTATTGTCCTATTTGTGATGTCCAAGTTCACAAAACCAGACCACTACTGAATATAAG gtCAGATAAAACTCTCCAAGATATTGTATACAAATTAGTTCCAGGGCTTTTCAAAA atGAAATGAAGAGAAGAAGGGATTTTTATGCAGCTCATCCTTCTGCTGATG CTGCAAATGGCTCTAATGAAGATAGAGGAGAGGTTGCAGATGAAGATAAGAGAATTATAACTGATGATGAGATAATAAGCTTATCCATTGAATTCTTTGACCAGAACAG attgGATCGGAAAGTAAACAAAGACAAGGAGAAATCTAAGGAGGAG GTGAATGATAAAAGATACTTACGATGCCCAGCAGCAATGACTGTGATGCACTTAAGAAAGTTTCTCAGAAGTAAAATGGACATACCTAATACTTTCCAG aTCGATGTCATGTATGAGGAGGAACCTTTAAAGGATTATTATACACTAATGGATATTGCCTACATTTATACCTGGAGAAGG AATGGTCCACTTCCATTGAAATACAGAGTTCGACCTACTTGTAAAAGAATGAAGATCAGTCACCAGAGAGATGGACTGACAAATGCTGGAGAACTGGAAAGTGACTCTGGGAGTGACAAAGCCAACAGCCCAGCAGGAGGTATTCCCTCCACCTCTTCTTGTTTGCCTAGCCCCAGTACTCCAGTGCAGTCTCCTCATCCACAGTTTCCTCACATTTCCAGTACTATGAATGGAACCAGCAACAGCCCC
- the BMI1 gene encoding polycomb complex protein BMI-1 isoform X2, with amino-acid sequence MIFYQAEMHRTTRIKITELNPHLMCVLCGGYFIDATTIIECLHSFCKTCIVRYLETSKYCPICDVQVHKTRPLLNIRSDKTLQDIVYKLVPGLFKNEMKRRRDFYAAHPSADAANGSNEDRGEVADEDKRIITDDEIISLSIEFFDQNRLDRKVNKDKEKSKEEVNDKRYLRCPAAMTVMHLRKFLRSKMDIPNTFQIDVMYEEEPLKDYYTLMDIAYIYTWRRNGPLPLKYRVRPTCKRMKISHQRDGLTNAGELESDSGSDKANSPAGGIPSTSSCLPSPSTPVQSPHPQFPHISSTMNGTSNSPSGNHQSSFANRPRKSSVNGSSATSSG; translated from the exons AT GATTTTTTATCAAGCAGAAATGCATCGAACAACGAGAATCAAGATCACTGAGCTAAATCCCCACCTGATGTGTGTGCTTTGTGGAGGTTACTTCATTGATGCCACAACCATAATAGAATGTCTACATTCCT TCTGTAAAACGTGTATTGTTCGTTACCTGGAGACCAGCAAGTATTGTCCTATTTGTGATGTCCAAGTTCACAAAACCAGACCACTACTGAATATAAG gtCAGATAAAACTCTCCAAGATATTGTATACAAATTAGTTCCAGGGCTTTTCAAAA atGAAATGAAGAGAAGAAGGGATTTTTATGCAGCTCATCCTTCTGCTGATG CTGCAAATGGCTCTAATGAAGATAGAGGAGAGGTTGCAGATGAAGATAAGAGAATTATAACTGATGATGAGATAATAAGCTTATCCATTGAATTCTTTGACCAGAACAG attgGATCGGAAAGTAAACAAAGACAAGGAGAAATCTAAGGAGGAG GTGAATGATAAAAGATACTTACGATGCCCAGCAGCAATGACTGTGATGCACTTAAGAAAGTTTCTCAGAAGTAAAATGGACATACCTAATACTTTCCAG aTCGATGTCATGTATGAGGAGGAACCTTTAAAGGATTATTATACACTAATGGATATTGCCTACATTTATACCTGGAGAAGG AATGGTCCACTTCCATTGAAATACAGAGTTCGACCTACTTGTAAAAGAATGAAGATCAGTCACCAGAGAGATGGACTGACAAATGCTGGAGAACTGGAAAGTGACTCTGGGAGTGACAAAGCCAACAGCCCAGCAGGAGGTATTCCCTCCACCTCTTCTTGTTTGCCTAGCCCCAGTACTCCAGTGCAGTCTCCTCATCCACAGTTTCCTCACATTTCCAGTACTATGAATGGAACCAGCAACAGCCCC
- the BMI1 gene encoding polycomb complex protein BMI-1 isoform X3 has product MHRTTRIKITELNPHLMCVLCGGYFIDATTIIECLHSFCKTCIVRYLETSKYCPICDVQVHKTRPLLNIRSDKTLQDIVYKLVPGLFKNEMKRRRDFYAAHPSADAANGSNEDRGEVADEDKRIITDDEIISLSIEFFDQNRLDRKVNKDKEKSKEEVNDKRYLRCPAAMTVMHLRKFLRSKMDIPNTFQIDVMYEEEPLKDYYTLMDIAYIYTWRRNGPLPLKYRVRPTCKRMKISHQRDGLTNAGELESDSGSDKANSPAGGIPSTSSCLPSPSTPVQSPHPQFPHISSTMNGTSNSPSGNHQSSFANRPRKSSVNGSSATSSG; this is encoded by the exons ATGCATCGAACAACGAGAATCAAGATCACTGAGCTAAATCCCCACCTGATGTGTGTGCTTTGTGGAGGTTACTTCATTGATGCCACAACCATAATAGAATGTCTACATTCCT TCTGTAAAACGTGTATTGTTCGTTACCTGGAGACCAGCAAGTATTGTCCTATTTGTGATGTCCAAGTTCACAAAACCAGACCACTACTGAATATAAG gtCAGATAAAACTCTCCAAGATATTGTATACAAATTAGTTCCAGGGCTTTTCAAAA atGAAATGAAGAGAAGAAGGGATTTTTATGCAGCTCATCCTTCTGCTGATG CTGCAAATGGCTCTAATGAAGATAGAGGAGAGGTTGCAGATGAAGATAAGAGAATTATAACTGATGATGAGATAATAAGCTTATCCATTGAATTCTTTGACCAGAACAG attgGATCGGAAAGTAAACAAAGACAAGGAGAAATCTAAGGAGGAG GTGAATGATAAAAGATACTTACGATGCCCAGCAGCAATGACTGTGATGCACTTAAGAAAGTTTCTCAGAAGTAAAATGGACATACCTAATACTTTCCAG aTCGATGTCATGTATGAGGAGGAACCTTTAAAGGATTATTATACACTAATGGATATTGCCTACATTTATACCTGGAGAAGG AATGGTCCACTTCCATTGAAATACAGAGTTCGACCTACTTGTAAAAGAATGAAGATCAGTCACCAGAGAGATGGACTGACAAATGCTGGAGAACTGGAAAGTGACTCTGGGAGTGACAAAGCCAACAGCCCAGCAGGAGGTATTCCCTCCACCTCTTCTTGTTTGCCTAGCCCCAGTACTCCAGTGCAGTCTCCTCATCCACAGTTTCCTCACATTTCCAGTACTATGAATGGAACCAGCAACAGCCCC